One window of the Methanocaldococcus vulcanius M7 genome contains the following:
- a CDS encoding homoserine dehydrogenase → MKIILVGFGAIGKGVAKVLHEKRDYLKKNYGDFKVVAITDSSGSAIDENGLDLIKAIEVKETTGSIKNYPEKGSKMKSIDVIREVKADVVVEITPSNLETGEPAKTHILESFRNKKHVVTANKGPLALCYKELVEEAKKHGVMFRHEASVGGAMPIINLAKETLAGNEILSIRGILNGTTNYILTKMEKEGLDFETALKEAKELGIAETDPTQDIEGLDTAAKIVILANSIMGLEKTIKDVKVKGITKITPEALFLANKRGYTIKLIGQIKENHLIVEPMLVPIDSPLNVKGTLNVAMFETDLAREVVVVGRGAGPIETASAILSDLIHIYTTINTKQKIK, encoded by the coding sequence ATGAAAATAATTCTTGTTGGCTTTGGAGCGATTGGAAAAGGAGTTGCTAAGGTTTTACACGAAAAAAGAGATTATTTAAAAAAGAACTATGGGGACTTTAAGGTAGTGGCAATAACTGACAGTTCTGGCTCAGCAATCGATGAGAATGGTTTAGATCTAATTAAAGCGATAGAGGTTAAAGAAACAACAGGATCGATCAAAAACTATCCAGAAAAAGGTAGCAAAATGAAGTCAATAGATGTAATAAGAGAAGTTAAAGCGGATGTGGTTGTTGAAATCACACCTTCAAACTTAGAAACAGGAGAGCCAGCTAAGACCCATATTTTAGAAAGTTTTAGAAATAAAAAACACGTTGTAACTGCAAATAAAGGGCCGCTGGCATTGTGTTATAAGGAGTTGGTTGAAGAAGCGAAAAAACACGGTGTTATGTTTAGGCATGAAGCGTCTGTTGGTGGAGCAATGCCTATAATAAATTTGGCTAAGGAAACCTTAGCTGGAAATGAAATTTTATCAATAAGGGGAATTTTAAACGGAACAACTAATTATATATTGACAAAAATGGAGAAAGAAGGGTTAGATTTCGAAACTGCCTTAAAAGAAGCAAAAGAGTTGGGAATAGCTGAAACAGATCCTACACAAGACATTGAAGGTTTAGATACTGCTGCAAAGATTGTTATTTTAGCAAATTCAATTATGGGGTTGGAGAAGACAATAAAAGATGTTAAAGTGAAGGGAATAACAAAAATAACTCCTGAAGCGTTGTTTTTAGCTAATAAAAGGGGTTATACTATAAAATTAATTGGGCAGATAAAAGAAAATCATTTGATTGTTGAACCGATGCTTGTCCCAATTGACAGTCCTTTAAATGTAAAAGGAACGTTGAATGTTGCAATGTTTGAGACAGATCTGGCAAGAGAAGTTGTTGTAGTTGGAAGAGGAGCGGGTCCAATAGAAACCGCCTCAGCAATTTTAAGCGATCTGATTCACATCTACACTACAATAAATACAAAACAAAAAATAAAATAA
- a CDS encoding ACT domain-containing protein codes for MITIDIELKDKPGELLRVLTPISKYGANVISVIHSREEKRGGKVPVRIVIDVEDKDKLNMILEDLEREGAVIKKIDGRDKKVYLDVVVIGHVVDTNVRDTIDRINQIGLVEDLDLIMPHPEKESSAMMRIIVDEEKIGELFYLFEELEKEKGLLFVKSMI; via the coding sequence ATGATTACAATAGATATTGAGTTAAAAGACAAACCGGGAGAGTTGTTAAGAGTGTTAACTCCAATTTCTAAGTATGGAGCAAATGTGATCAGTGTTATTCATTCAAGAGAAGAAAAAAGAGGAGGAAAAGTCCCTGTAAGGATTGTTATTGATGTTGAAGATAAAGATAAGTTAAATATGATATTGGAGGACTTAGAAAGAGAGGGGGCAGTGATAAAAAAGATTGACGGAAGAGATAAAAAGGTTTACTTGGATGTTGTTGTTATTGGACATGTAGTTGACACTAACGTTAGAGATACGATTGACAGAATTAATCAGATTGGCCTTGTTGAGGACTTAGATCTGATCATGCCTCATCCAGAAAAAGAGTCATCTGCAATGATGAGGATTATAGTTGATGAAGAGAAGATAGGAGAACTTTTTTACTTGTTTGAAGAGTTGGAGAAAGAAAAAGGACTTTTATTTGTTAAATCAATGATTTAA
- a CDS encoding CDP-2,3-bis-(O-geranylgeranyl)-sn-glycerol synthase: protein MFYRLLFASFWYILPAYVANASACIFGGGTPVDLGKDFIDGRRLIGNGVTYKGCIFGVLCGTLVGLIQGILVDLSIVNSLDFYGTVLDHVILAFFLSVGAIVGDAVGSFIKRRLNIERGKPAPLLDQLDFVIGALAFGYIVAPIPYEMMIIICLLTVFIHLLGNIVAYKLGIKEVWW, encoded by the coding sequence ATGTTTTATAGGTTGTTATTTGCATCGTTTTGGTATATTCTTCCAGCGTATGTGGCAAATGCCTCTGCTTGCATATTCGGTGGAGGAACGCCAGTAGATCTCGGGAAAGATTTTATTGACGGAAGAAGATTAATCGGCAATGGAGTGACATACAAAGGTTGTATTTTTGGAGTTTTATGTGGAACATTAGTTGGACTAATTCAGGGTATACTGGTTGATCTTAGCATTGTTAACTCGTTGGATTTTTATGGAACAGTTTTAGATCACGTAATACTGGCTTTCTTTTTGTCCGTTGGGGCAATAGTTGGTGATGCAGTAGGTAGTTTTATAAAGAGGAGGTTAAATATTGAAAGAGGAAAGCCAGCTCCATTATTGGATCAACTTGACTTTGTTATAGGTGCTTTGGCATTTGGATACATTGTTGCACCAATTCCTTATGAAATGATGATTATTATTTGCCTACTTACGGTGTTTATTCACTTGCTTGGGAATATTGTTGCCTATAAGTTAGGAATTAAAGAGGTGTGGTGGTAA
- a CDS encoding phosphoadenosine phosphosulfate reductase domain-containing protein, with product MKCSICIHTSKTKKIINKNGKVFCIDCLNFLKYPPNFELMKKEVEEILHNLKKSEGRYHCILAFSGGKDSVLALKLLKEKFKLNPLCVMVDNNYISKEAIENALKITKYYEVDLMILNRDYTDLFEDAIRRGESPCRRCSKLILREVWRVAKMLNMKYIITGHELPFGHSAIRKMKEGVEMIRLLAPYKIKEEEKYKMLKNLPWKKPNLGGYTTNCLVLGVALERFYEKYGFSFEVDRVATLVRFGLLSKEKAEEVLKKPDIPEEVYKELRRRGLNI from the coding sequence ATGAAATGCTCAATTTGTATTCACACTTCTAAAACAAAGAAGATAATAAATAAAAATGGAAAAGTATTTTGTATAGATTGCTTAAATTTTTTAAAATATCCTCCAAATTTTGAATTAATGAAAAAAGAAGTAGAAGAAATACTGCACAACCTAAAAAAGTCGGAAGGAAGGTATCATTGCATTTTGGCATTTTCTGGAGGAAAGGATAGTGTTTTAGCATTGAAATTATTAAAAGAAAAGTTTAAATTAAATCCCTTATGTGTCATGGTAGACAACAATTATATCTCAAAGGAAGCAATAGAAAATGCTCTAAAAATAACGAAATATTATGAAGTAGATCTAATGATATTAAATCGTGATTATACCGATCTCTTTGAAGATGCAATAAGGAGAGGGGAGAGCCCCTGTAGGAGATGCTCTAAGCTTATACTACGAGAGGTTTGGAGAGTAGCTAAAATGTTGAACATGAAGTATATAATAACAGGACATGAACTACCCTTTGGACACTCTGCAATACGAAAGATGAAAGAAGGAGTAGAGATGATTCGACTTCTTGCTCCTTATAAGATTAAAGAAGAGGAAAAATATAAAATGCTAAAAAATCTTCCATGGAAAAAGCCGAATTTGGGGGGCTACACTACAAACTGTTTAGTTCTGGGTGTTGCATTAGAGAGATTTTATGAGAAGTATGGGTTTAGTTTTGAAGTTGATAGAGTTGCAACACTCGTTAGATTTGGATTGTTATCAAAAGAAAAAGCAGAAGAAGTTCTTAAAAAGCCAGATATTCCAGAAGAGGTTTATAAAGAGTTGAGAAGGAGGGGATTAAATATATAA